A region from the Sulfurivermis fontis genome encodes:
- a CDS encoding TraR/DksA family transcriptional regulator, which yields MTRLSDEQLNTLQHLLTAERARLRGEIRDHLLATDREQYGDLAGQVHDAGEESVADLLADVNVAVLGRLIIELREVEAALERIATGGYGLCEDCGIDIPYARLQAYPAARRCVEHQALHEKQYAEEGKPTL from the coding sequence ATGACGCGTCTGAGCGACGAACAACTGAATACTTTGCAACATCTGCTCACAGCGGAGCGCGCGCGCCTGCGCGGTGAAATTCGTGATCATCTGCTCGCCACCGACCGCGAGCAGTATGGCGATCTGGCGGGCCAGGTGCACGATGCCGGCGAAGAATCGGTCGCCGATCTGCTCGCCGACGTGAATGTGGCCGTGCTGGGACGGTTGATCATCGAACTGCGCGAGGTGGAGGCGGCGCTGGAGCGTATTGCCACCGGTGGTTACGGCCTGTGCGAGGATTGCGGCATCGATATTCCCTACGCCCGCCTGCAGGCCTATCCGGCGGCGCGGCGCTGCGTCGAGCACCAGGCCTTGCACGAAAAGCAGTATGCCGAAGAAGGCAAGCCGACGCTCTAA
- the moaD gene encoding molybdopterin converting factor subunit 1 encodes MTMTVAVKFFASLKEQLGCDGATVEIGEVATAADVWLQAAGGKAMPGNVLVAINMEYADQNATVHDGDEVAFFPPVTGG; translated from the coding sequence ATGACCATGACTGTCGCGGTGAAATTTTTTGCCAGCCTGAAGGAACAATTGGGCTGCGACGGCGCCACGGTGGAGATCGGCGAGGTGGCGACGGCGGCCGATGTCTGGCTGCAGGCCGCGGGTGGCAAGGCCATGCCAGGCAACGTGCTGGTGGCCATCAACATGGAGTATGCCGATCAGAATGCCACCGTGCACGACGGTGACGAGGTGGCCTTCTTCCCGCCGGTGACCGGAGGCTGA
- a CDS encoding molybdenum cofactor biosynthesis protein MoaE, translated as MKIEVRAAPLEPWREVADYEQAQSALHGAAGAAAVFVGTMRDINEGAPVTAMTLEHYPGMTERHLEKICRTAAERWTLLDTLVVHRVGELHPADPIVLVAVWSAHRKDAFEACRYIMEDLKSNAPFWKKERLPEGGHRWVEKNTAGY; from the coding sequence ATGAAGATCGAGGTGCGTGCCGCACCGCTGGAGCCCTGGCGCGAGGTGGCGGACTACGAGCAGGCGCAGAGCGCGCTGCACGGTGCCGCCGGGGCGGCGGCGGTGTTTGTCGGCACCATGCGCGACATCAACGAAGGCGCCCCAGTGACGGCGATGACCCTGGAACATTATCCGGGGATGACCGAGCGGCACCTGGAGAAGATCTGCCGCACGGCCGCCGAACGCTGGACACTGCTCGATACCCTGGTGGTCCATCGCGTCGGCGAACTGCACCCGGCCGATCCCATCGTCCTGGTCGCGGTATGGTCGGCGCACCGCAAGGACGCCTTCGAGGCCTGCCGCTACATCATGGAAGACCTCAAGTCCAATGCCCCGTTCTGGAAGAAGGAACGGCTGCCGGAGGGTGGCCACCGCTGGGTGGAAAAGAACACCGCCGGATATTGA
- the mpl gene encoding UDP-N-acetylmuramate:L-alanyl-gamma-D-glutamyl-meso-diaminopimelate ligase: MHIHILGICGTFMGGIALLARAAGHTVSGQDAGVYPPMSEQLAAAGIALTEGYAPEGIPAHTDMVVIGNALSRGNAAVEHVLNRNIPYTSGPQWLAEHVLRDKWVLAVAGTHGKTTTAAMLAWILDHAGMAPGFLIGGVPHNFGLSARAGSTPFFVVEADEYDTAFFDKRSKFVHYRPRTAILNNLEYDHADIFPDLAAIERQFHHLVRTVPGQGLILAPAQDAALARVLQMGCWTPVEKFGAAAGWNAQLRADDGSRFDVFWNGVLQGEVQWELLGAHNVSNALAAIGAARHAGVPAAQACAALGEFRSVRRRLELRGTAGGVAVYDDFAHHPTAIETTLAGLRNRVGAARILAVLEPRSNTMRLGVHRDTLGPSLAAADLVFLYHPSDLSWDLGAAAAALGERGIVYADIDAIVAAVRAAARPGDHVLVMSNGGFGGIHARLLAALQAKS; this comes from the coding sequence ATGCACATACATATCCTCGGCATCTGCGGCACCTTCATGGGCGGCATCGCGCTGCTGGCACGCGCCGCCGGTCACACGGTGTCCGGCCAGGATGCCGGCGTCTATCCGCCCATGAGCGAGCAGCTTGCCGCGGCGGGCATCGCACTTACCGAGGGTTATGCGCCCGAGGGTATTCCCGCCCATACCGATATGGTGGTGATCGGCAACGCGCTGTCGCGTGGCAATGCGGCGGTGGAGCACGTGCTGAACCGCAACATCCCCTACACCTCGGGGCCGCAGTGGCTGGCCGAGCATGTGCTGCGCGACAAGTGGGTCCTTGCCGTCGCCGGCACCCACGGCAAGACCACCACCGCCGCCATGCTGGCCTGGATCCTGGACCATGCCGGCATGGCGCCGGGTTTTCTCATCGGCGGCGTGCCGCACAATTTCGGCCTTTCCGCCCGCGCAGGCAGCACGCCGTTCTTCGTGGTGGAGGCGGACGAATACGACACCGCCTTCTTCGACAAGCGCTCCAAGTTCGTGCACTACCGGCCGCGCACCGCGATCCTCAACAACCTGGAATACGATCACGCCGACATCTTTCCCGACCTCGCCGCCATCGAGCGGCAGTTCCACCATCTGGTGCGTACCGTGCCGGGGCAGGGCCTGATCCTGGCGCCGGCGCAGGATGCCGCGCTGGCCCGGGTGCTGCAGATGGGCTGCTGGACGCCGGTGGAGAAATTCGGCGCGGCGGCGGGCTGGAACGCGCAATTGCGGGCGGACGATGGCAGCCGCTTCGATGTTTTCTGGAATGGCGTTCTACAGGGCGAGGTGCAGTGGGAACTGCTCGGCGCGCACAACGTCAGCAACGCCCTCGCCGCCATCGGCGCGGCGCGCCATGCCGGCGTGCCGGCGGCGCAGGCCTGTGCGGCGCTGGGGGAGTTCAGGAGCGTGCGGCGCCGGCTGGAACTGCGCGGCACGGCCGGTGGCGTGGCGGTGTACGACGACTTCGCCCATCATCCCACCGCCATCGAGACCACCCTGGCCGGTCTGCGCAACCGGGTCGGTGCGGCGCGCATCCTGGCGGTGCTGGAGCCGCGCTCCAACACCATGCGTCTCGGCGTGCACCGCGACACCCTGGGCCCGTCCCTGGCCGCCGCCGACCTGGTGTTCCTCTACCACCCCTCCGACCTGAGTTGGGACCTGGGCGCCGCCGCCGCCGCACTCGGCGAGCGGGGCATCGTCTACGCTGATATCGACGCCATCGTCGCCGCAGTGCGCGCCGCCGCCCGCCCCGGCGACCATGTGCTGGTGATGAGCAACGGCGGTTTCGGCGGCATTCACGCCAGGCTGCTGGCGGCACTGCAAGCAAAGTCTTAA
- the rnd gene encoding ribonuclease D produces the protein MSVPYIDNPADLAAYCTELRRHDWFALDTEFMREKSYYPQLCLIQIATPDGAVCIDPFGIDDLGPLLDLLYDPAILKVLHAARQDLEIFHVMRGTPPAPVFDTQLAATLLGHGDQIGYGALVKETLGVELEKAHSRADWSLRPLTPEQLEYAADDVRYLVQVYQKQRAALEQNGRLPWLAEDFAALSDAHTYDNPPQEAWRRIKGVNFLKGVQLAVLQQLAAWREQVAQDSDRPRRWVLKDEVMFDMAKLMPDSLDKLGRIRGLEKGILERNGQRLLELIQQGRKMPQDDWPQLEPVVRLTPPQEALVDAMMALVRLRAMEQQVSVPTLAPRREVERLLGDDTDAALRHGWRAQLVGHDLQRLLRGELLLRVVDGRLQISQFTP, from the coding sequence ATGTCCGTACCGTATATCGACAATCCCGCCGACCTCGCCGCCTACTGCACCGAACTGCGCCGGCATGACTGGTTCGCCCTCGACACCGAGTTCATGCGCGAGAAGAGCTATTACCCGCAGTTGTGCCTGATCCAGATCGCCACCCCGGACGGGGCCGTGTGCATCGACCCCTTCGGCATCGACGACCTCGGCCCGCTGCTCGACCTGCTGTACGACCCGGCGATCCTCAAGGTGCTGCACGCCGCGCGCCAGGACCTGGAAATCTTCCACGTCATGCGCGGCACGCCGCCGGCGCCGGTGTTCGACACCCAGCTCGCCGCCACCCTGCTCGGTCACGGCGATCAGATCGGCTACGGCGCCCTGGTGAAGGAAACCCTCGGCGTGGAACTGGAAAAGGCGCACAGCCGCGCCGACTGGAGCCTGCGCCCGCTCACGCCGGAGCAACTGGAGTATGCCGCCGACGACGTGCGCTACCTGGTGCAGGTGTACCAGAAGCAGCGCGCCGCGCTGGAGCAGAATGGCCGCTTGCCCTGGCTGGCGGAGGACTTCGCCGCCCTGTCCGATGCGCACACCTACGACAACCCGCCGCAGGAGGCCTGGCGCCGCATCAAGGGCGTCAACTTCCTCAAGGGCGTGCAGCTCGCCGTGCTGCAGCAGCTCGCCGCCTGGCGCGAGCAGGTGGCGCAGGACTCGGATCGGCCGCGACGCTGGGTGCTGAAGGATGAAGTGATGTTCGACATGGCCAAGCTGATGCCGGACAGCCTGGACAAGCTGGGGCGCATCCGCGGCCTGGAGAAGGGCATCCTGGAACGTAACGGTCAACGCCTGCTGGAGCTGATCCAGCAGGGCCGCAAGATGCCGCAGGACGACTGGCCACAACTGGAACCGGTGGTCCGCCTGACGCCGCCACAGGAGGCGCTGGTGGATGCGATGATGGCACTGGTACGCCTGCGCGCCATGGAGCAGCAGGTGAGCGTGCCCACGCTGGCGCCGCGCCGGGAGGTGGAGCGCCTGCTCGGCGACGATACCGATGCCGCACTGCGCCACGGCTGGCGCGCGCAACTGGTGGGTCACGACCTGCAACGGCTGTTGCGCGGCGAGCTGCTGCTGCGTGTGGTTGACGGCCGGCTGCAGATCAGCCAGTTCACGCCCTGA
- a CDS encoding phospholipase D-like domain-containing protein has translation MQAPLPLNRKRFPWRGGNRFDLLVDGSHFFPAMLTAIKAARRYILLEMYLVESGMIASEFIDALTSAARRGAQVYVLLDDFGARGLLPSDRQRLLDAGVHLAFYNPLHYGKLRRNLWRDHRKLLLVDGVVAYTGGAGITDEFAPTEPLHWHDVMLAVRGPCVADWHTAFEQVWHLNQGNSRNPTPPLPLPPPAAGAAPGHSAGRVTLNEPIRMEIKRSLLKRLRGAERRIWIASAYFIPSWKIRRALYQAARQGCDVRLLLPGPHTDHPGVRHAGRRYYTKLLAAGVRIFEYQPRFLHAKILLCDTWVSIGSSNIDRWNFSWNLEANQEVEDHALAEQVAALFEADFTHSREFLAGEWRQRSWRRRLQERFWGFIELWLERLSQRRP, from the coding sequence ATGCAGGCCCCCCTGCCCCTCAACCGCAAACGTTTCCCCTGGCGCGGCGGCAACCGCTTCGACCTGCTGGTCGATGGCAGCCATTTTTTTCCCGCCATGCTCACCGCCATCAAGGCGGCACGACGATACATACTGCTGGAAATGTACCTGGTCGAATCGGGGATGATAGCCAGTGAGTTCATCGATGCGCTCACTAGCGCGGCCCGCCGTGGCGCGCAAGTCTATGTATTGCTGGATGATTTCGGTGCGCGCGGCCTGTTGCCGTCCGATCGGCAACGCCTGCTGGACGCCGGCGTGCACCTCGCCTTCTACAATCCGCTGCACTACGGCAAGCTGCGCCGCAACCTGTGGCGCGATCACCGCAAGCTGCTGCTGGTGGACGGCGTGGTGGCCTATACCGGCGGCGCCGGCATCACCGATGAGTTTGCCCCCACCGAACCGCTGCACTGGCACGACGTGATGCTCGCGGTGCGCGGCCCCTGCGTGGCAGACTGGCACACGGCCTTCGAACAGGTGTGGCATCTCAACCAAGGCAACAGCCGCAACCCCACCCCGCCCCTGCCGCTGCCGCCCCCGGCGGCCGGCGCCGCCCCCGGCCACAGCGCCGGCCGCGTGACCCTCAATGAGCCCATCCGCATGGAGATCAAGCGCTCCCTGCTCAAGCGCCTGCGCGGCGCCGAACGCCGCATCTGGATCGCCAGCGCCTACTTCATCCCGTCATGGAAAATACGCCGCGCGCTGTACCAGGCCGCGCGCCAGGGTTGCGACGTACGCCTGCTGCTACCCGGCCCGCACACCGATCACCCCGGCGTGCGCCATGCCGGCCGGCGCTACTATACCAAGCTGCTCGCCGCCGGCGTGCGCATCTTCGAATACCAGCCGCGCTTCCTGCACGCCAAGATCCTGCTGTGCGACACCTGGGTGTCGATCGGCTCCAGCAACATCGACCGCTGGAACTTCAGCTGGAATCTGGAAGCCAACCAGGAGGTCGAGGATCACGCGCTGGCCGAGCAGGTCGCCGCCCTGTTCGAGGCCGATTTCACCCACAGCCGTGAATTCCTCGCCGGCGAATGGCGCCAGCGCTCATGGCGCCGGCGTCTGCAGGAACGTTTCTGGGGATTTATCGAGTTGTGGCTGGAACGACTGAGTCAGCGCCGCCCGTAG
- a CDS encoding metallophosphoesterase family protein, giving the protein MKICLVSDSHDNRSLLTAAVAEARELGAQVVWHCGDVVAPTALRPLQQFGLPVHVIHGNNMGDTYAMFMLAQEPNSVIFYHGQDAGLEQGGKRIFLVHYPHYAQALALTGDWDIVCCGHDHRPAIKTIANVKGGTTLLLNPGTVAGVGPRASYIFGDLETMEFEIRDVPGWKK; this is encoded by the coding sequence ATGAAGATCTGCCTCGTATCCGACAGTCACGACAACCGCTCCCTGCTCACCGCCGCCGTGGCTGAAGCCAGGGAGTTGGGGGCCCAGGTGGTCTGGCACTGCGGCGACGTGGTGGCGCCCACCGCGCTGCGGCCGCTGCAGCAGTTCGGCCTGCCGGTGCATGTCATCCACGGCAACAACATGGGCGACACCTATGCCATGTTCATGCTGGCGCAGGAACCCAACAGCGTAATCTTCTATCACGGCCAGGACGCCGGTCTCGAGCAGGGCGGCAAGCGCATCTTCCTGGTGCACTACCCGCACTACGCCCAGGCCCTCGCCCTCACCGGCGACTGGGACATCGTCTGCTGCGGCCATGATCACCGGCCGGCCATCAAGACCATCGCCAACGTCAAGGGCGGCACCACCCTGCTGCTCAATCCCGGCACCGTCGCCGGCGTCGGCCCGCGCGCCAGCTACATCTTCGGCGATCTGGAAACGATGGAGTTCGAGATCCGCGACGTGCCGGGATGGAAAAAATAA